Proteins found in one Pseudochaenichthys georgianus chromosome 13, fPseGeo1.2, whole genome shotgun sequence genomic segment:
- the LOC117457498 gene encoding solute carrier family 35 member F2-like: protein MGLGKYFPNREGNILQILRKRWWKYLLLGLVDVEANYAVVKAYQYTTLTSVQLLDCFVIPVLMLLSWWVLKARYRPVHYVAVCICLMGVGAMVGADLLAGRDQGSTSNILLGDGLVLISASLYAVSNVCQEYTVKNLSRVEFLGMVGLFGTIISTIQMVVLERKEIAAIQWSWQIGLLFAAYALCMYTLYSCMPIVVKLSSATAVNLSLLTADLFSLFCGVFLFQYSFSGLYLVSLVIILIGFITFNAVPTPTDHTDPATASFPVCEDGYYRYPVAYQNDIIKQEVAVGISTEGEAEEWRTDTEKRRSGRCKEDVGLSTKM from the exons atgggccttgggaaatatttccccaaca GGGAGGGCAATATTTTACAGATCCTGAGGAAGCGCTGGTGGAAGTACCTCCTGCTGGGGCTGGTGGACGTGGAGGCCAACTACGCGGTGGTCAAAGCGTACCAGTACACCACCCTCACCAGTGTACAG CTGCTGGACTGCTTCGTGATCCCTGTCCTGATGCTCCTGTCCTGGTGGGTTTTAAAGGCTCGCTACAGGCCGGTCCACTACGTCGCCGTCTGCATCTGTCTCATGGGGGTGGGGGCCATGGTGGGGGCCGACCTGCTGGCTGGAAGAGACCAGGGCTCCA CCTCCAACATCCTGTTAGGGGACGGTCTGGTCCTGATCAGTGCCTCGCTGTACGCCGTGTCTAACGTGTGTCAGGAGTACACGGTGAAGAACCTCAGCAGGGTGGAGTTCCTGGGCATGGTGGGCCTGTTTGGCACCATCATCAGCACCATACAGAt GGTGGTCCTGGAACGTAAAGAAATCGCTGCAATCCAGTGGAGCTGGCAAATTG GGCTCCTGTTCGCTGCCTATGCACTGTGTATGTACACTCTGTACAGCTGCATGCCCATCGTGGTGAAGCTGAGCAGCGCCACCGCCGTCAACCTCTCCCTGCTCACTGCAGACCTTTTCAGCCTCTTCTGTGGGGTCTTCCTCTTCCAGTAcagt TTCTCCGGGCTCTACCTGGTCTCGCTGGTGATCATCCTCATTGGCTTCATCACCTTCAACGCTGTGCCAACACCCACTGACCACACAGACCCCGCCACCGCTTCTTTCCCCGTCTGCGAGGACGGTTACTATCGTTACCCTGTGGCCTATCAGAATGACATCATCAAGCAGGAGGTGGCTGTGGGGATCAGCACTGAAGGGGAGGCAGAGGAGTGGAGGACcgacacggagaagaggagaTCAGGGAGATGTAAGGAGGATGTTGGACTCAGCACTAAAATGTGA